Proteins from a single region of Apium graveolens cultivar Ventura chromosome 7, ASM990537v1, whole genome shotgun sequence:
- the LOC141672189 gene encoding cellulose synthase A catalytic subunit 6 [UDP-forming]-like — MDTKGRLIAGSHNRNEFILINADEVGRVTSVKELSGHFCQICGDEIEVTVDGEPFVACNECAFPVCRNCYEYERREGTQSCPQCRTRYKRIKGSARVDGDEEEDEFDDLDNEFDYESNDQRYHQHGGDANVTSGRHNIGRVPSNASGITTPLEMDSSTLNPDIPLLTYGQEDDAISADRHALIVPPFMGRGKRVHPMPYSDSSVSFPPRPMDPKKDLAVYGYGSVAWKDRMEEWRKRQSDKLQVVKHQGGNGDDLDDPDLPKMDEGRQPLSRKLPIPSSKINPYRMIILIRMVILGLFFHYRLRHPVHDAFALWLVSVICEIWFAVSWIFDQFPKWSPIERETYLDRLSLRYEKEGKPSELAPVDVFVSTVDPLKEPPLITANTVLSILAVDYPVDKVACYVSDDGAAMLTFEALSETSEFARKWVPFCKKFNIEPRAPEWYFAEKVDYLKDKVHPTFVRERRAMKRDYEEFKVRINGLVAMAQKVPEEGWTMQDGTPWPGNNVRDHPGMIQVFLGNNGVLDTDGNELPHLVYVSREKRPGFEHHKKAGAMNSLIRVSAVISNAPYLLNVDCDHYINNSKALRESMCFMMDPTSGKKICYVQFPQRFDGIDRHDRYSNRNVVFFDINMKGLDGIQGPIYVGTGCVFRRQALYGYDAPVKKKAAGKTCNCLPKWFCCCCSSRKKTKKDKSKDKKKKTKSREASTQIHALENIEEGIEGIDSEKTSLMPQIKFEKKFGQSPVFIASTLLEEGGVLPGATSASLLKEAIHVISCGYEDKTDWGKEVGWIYGSVTEDILTGFKMHCHGWRSVYCIPKRPAFKGSAPINLSDRLHQVLRWALGSVEILMSKHCPIWYGYGCGLKPLERFSYINSVVYPLTSVPLVAYCSLPAVCLLTGKFIVPEISNYASLVFMAMFLSIAITSILEMQWGRVGIDDLWRNEQFWVIGGVSAHLFALCQGLLKVLAGVNTSFTVTSKGGDDGESSELYVVKWTSLLLPPLTLLIINIVGVLVGISDAITNGYESWGPLFGRLFFAIWVIVHLYPFLKGMMGKQSGVPTILIVWSILLASIFSLLWVRINPFVSRDGIVLEVCGLDCD; from the exons TTTTGCCAGATTTGCGGAGATGAGATTGAAGTAACTGTGGATGGGGAGCCATTTGTTGCTTGCAATGAATGTGCTTTCCCTGTTTGCAGAAATTGTTATGAATATGAGAGAAGAGAGGGGACTCAGTCATGCCCTCAATGTAGAACCAGATACAAGCGCATTAAAG GAAGTGCGAGAGTGGATGGAGATGAAGAAGAAGATGAATTTGATGATTTAGATAATGAGTTTGATTATGAGAGCAATGACCAAAGATACCATCAACATGGAGGTGATGCAAATGTCACATCTGGTCGCCATAATATTGGTCGTGTTCCATCCAATGCTTCTGGGATCACTACACCCTTAGAGATGGATTCCTCTACTCTTAACCCTGATATTCCTCTCCTTACTTATGGTCAAGAG GATGATGCGATATCAGCGGACAGACATGCTCTCATTGTTCCCCCTTTTATGGGCCGTGGAAAGCGAGTACATCCTATGCCATATTCTGATTCTTCAGTTTCTT TTCCACCTCGACCAATGGATCCGAAGAAGGATTTGGCGGTATATGGGTATGGTTCTGTAGCATGGAAGGATAGAATGGAGGAGTGGAGGAAAAGACAGAGTGATAAGCTTCAAGTGGTCAAGCACCAAGGAGGCAATGGAGATGACCTCGATGATCCTGATTTGCCCAA GATGGACGAAGGCAGACAGCCATTATCAAGAAAACTACCAATTCCTTCGAGCAAAATAAATCCATACAGGATGATCATTCTAATCCGGATGGTCATTCTTGGACTGTTTTTTCACTATAGGCTTCGACATCCAGTTCACGATGCCTTTGCATTGTGGTTGGTATCCGTTATTTGTGAAATATGGTTTGCTGTGTCATGGATATTTGATCAGTTTCCAAAATGGTCCCCGATTGAGCGAGAAACATACTTGGACCGACTATCTTTAAG GTATGAGAAAGAAGGGAAGCCTTCTGAGTTAGCTCCTGTCGATGTCTTTGTAAGTACAGTGGATCCATTAAAAGAGCCTCCATTAATTACTGCGAACACAGTCTTGTCCATCCTTGCTGTAGATTATCCAGTGGACAAGGTTGCTTGCTATGTCTCGGATGATGGTGCTGCTATGCTCACTTTTGAGGCTCTCTCTGAAACATCTGAATTTGCAAGGAAGTGGGTTCCTTTTTGCAAAAAGTTTAATATAGAACCTCGTGCCCCAGAGTGGTATTTTGCAGAAAAGGTTGACTATTTAAAAGACAAAGTACATCCTACATTTGTAAGGGAACGCCGTGCAATGAAG AGGGATTACGAAGAGTTTAAAGTGCGGATAAATGGGTTAGTTGCAATGGCGCAGAAGGTTCCTGAAGAGGGGTGGACAATGCAAGATGGCACTCCATGGCCTGGGAACAACGTTAGAGATCATCCTGGAATGATCCAG GTATTCCTCGGTAATAATGGTGTCCTTGACACTGACGGAAATGAGTTGCCTCATCTAGTTTACGTTTCTCGTGAGAAGAGACCTGGATTCGAACACCACAAAAAGGCCGGTGCTATGAATTCTCTT ATCCGAGTCTCAGCAGTCATCTCAAATGCACCATACCTACTTAATGTTGATTGTGATCACTATATAAACAATAGCAAGGCACTCAGGGAGTCGATGTGCTTCATGATGGACCCTACATCTGGAAAGAAAATATGCTATGTGCAATTTCCTCAAAGGTTTGATGGGATTGATCGTCATGATAGATACTCAAATCGCAATGTTGTATTCTTTGAT ATTAATATGAAAGGATTAGATGGCATCCAAGGACCGATATACGTTGGAACAGGTTGCGTGTTCAGGAGACAAGCACTTTACGGATATGATGCGCCAGTCAAGAAGAAAGCTGCAGGAAAAACTTGCAACTGTTTGCCAAAGTGGTTTTGCTGTTGTTGCTCATCTAGAAAAAAGACGAAGAAAGATAAATCTAAGGATAAGAAGAAGAAGACGAAGAGCAGGGAGGCTTCAACACAAATTCATGCACTTGAAAATATTGAAGAAGGGATTGAAG GAATTGATAGTGAAAAAACTTCACTCATGCCCCAGATAAAATTTGAGAAAAAGTTTGGACAATCACCAGTGTTTATAGCGTCAACGCTTTTAGAAGAAGGTGGAGTACTGCCTGGAGCAACTTCGGCTTCACTCTTAAAAGAAGCTATTCATGTTATTAGTTGCGGGTATGAAGATAAAACAGATTGGGGAAAAGAG GTTGGTTGGATCTATGGCTCTGTTACTGAGGACATATTGACCGGGTTCAAGATGCACTGCCATGGTTGGCGATCTGTTTACTGCATTCCTAAAAGGCCTGCCTTTAAAGGGTCAGCTCCCATTAATCTTTCTGATCGTCTTCACCAAGTTCTCAGGTGGGCCCTTGGATCCGTTGAGATTCTCATGAGCAAGCACTGTCCCATCTGGTACGGGTATGGTTGTGGGTTGAAGCCGCTGGAACGGTTTTCTTATATAAACTCTGTTGTCTATCCTTTAACGTCTGTTCCTTTGGTTGCTTATTGCTCATTACCGGCTGTTTGTCTTCTGACGGGAAAGTTTATCGTGCCGGAG ATTAGCAACTACGCCAGTCTTGTGTTCATGGCCATGTTTTTGTCCATTGCGATAACTAGTATCCTAGAAATGCAGTGGGGTCGTGTTGGCATAGATGATTTGTGGAGAAATGAACAGTTTTGGGTGATTGGGGGTGTCTCAGCTCATCTTTTTGCTTTATGTCAAGGTCTTCTGAAGGTTTTGGCAGGGGTAAACACTAGTTTCACAGTTACTTCAAAAGGAGGAGATGATGGTGAATCTTCAGAGCTGTATGTTGTCAAGTGGACTAGTTTATTACTCCCTCCACTGACATTGTTGATAATTAACATTGTTGGCGTACTAGTGGGAATTTCAGATGCCATAACTAATGGTTACGAGTCATGGGGTCCACTCTTTGGCAGGCTGTTCTTTGCAATTTGGGTTATTGTCCATCTATACCCCTTCCTGAAAGGAATGATGGGGAAACAGTCTGGAGTTCCGACCATTCTTATTGTGTGGTCGATTCTACTTGCTTCGATCTTCTCACTTTTATGGGTACGAATAAACCCATTTGTGTCGAGGGATGGCATTGTATTAGAAGTTTGCGGGTTGGACTGCGACTGA